Proteins found in one Plasmodium malariae genome assembly, chromosome: 13 genomic segment:
- the PmUG01_13039900 gene encoding conserved Plasmodium protein, unknown function produces the protein MSMAPRNHKSDYKKKNENDAGIKIKINKIDKNHKNNKNHKNDKININDKNDKNDKSNKNSFKPNGKNEEGKKKRKDYSNSDTTRRRTGRLESHDISKIKHVRKETHINTTNKNRPSCNVIKNKSENSYKNVDVPVNVKGKIPNNSNREKVPKGDNTSLLSSNKDMAFQGTIKNQRSTIARKEENTNEKGKKKDKKIEKKKDKKEKNTLTNEGLNDKLKCQKLNKRHIEKGKKHAKNISKKSELTITNTRVKGVRINKLTNESNRKMKKIQQKKGKKLTHMQNEKEVVDSGDFLSLRETQKESGMYDKAEVEMTVEEEVETTAEEEAEEEVQVEANAESKDNEELNGGDGGSPSNEEKNGKGKKNYDEALPFWCFMQKKLKVRKATQENYYGDSIKRRRKKMMKMKNKAIKKSIDELIKNSTLNNTIITANNKFNIYNSGKGNALYYLERINCNNEKLNADNKIKLNVVSEIINIKKQKFVIGSSYRKCDLVIKGDIESEQCELVCRCVEKNINHSNDINRQINKYNLFIINKSVSNSTIVNNTVVDIEQIKDEDTIFLGIDHIDKKNTAKYIYKIKYNKMANIFNINNLCQYSKDNCIHVQIINSEKREKGSKIISNNFSLNNQNEEQESQVSILIFLIMNNNPNMLNEPIYYMNNLNCFSNLNSTPKKSVENVKQVKNSTSVNKMIKEDSPNTQFNESIKKINKICQSRISPLCVKNSIEKEKKLKGPLKTEHHSKELPVTLLNACAELCKEINRTVTKDNDKQASSFKKGMPTLSRGTLLMPNSCTSMPHDSTSMPNGGTPIPNCYVAPTKANNFYQHNNNEHNINTNFHSNSGSSQKNCAFSCDNKKMYNSHTVIHNIAKGAGIEEDVSNIVKDSRGMNDLLGVSNAREKCSNYIDGDHCDHHFEHHHGPLSSCTKSAKEENMYEKSLFGSTLQVHNNSIEEKEKTNVNSTEKENMFESASNNITHEHNIMYEQFLTKDRKDYTNGKEKRSIGVNHTNMNCSKNISSLSPSTDLYCGKNYQDVLYNKKCNKDENAMEDENKKEGENAMEGENAMEGENKKEGENKKEGENAMEGENKKEGENAMEGENAMEDENAMEDENAMEGENKKEGEKYQANINPNDSLMMTPGKYGNFSNSNNNQIMFYDCKEEKMMHSVPSVNSNNIPNVTLKASESSEFLKNTEKGLYSFLYCKNNVNDSNHDFTLCLKNEKGVEKYLKVIGEIKVKRNAIFSDLKHNIDLKLLDKSIELTTFNKINYLKCESISNKKYSIHLNAFSDKLDETKFNEFSALHLDYIDNTNFSDLDTTEAFELKKMLFIKYDEE, from the coding sequence ATGAGCATGGCCCCAAGGAACCATAAAAGTgactacaaaaaaaaaaatgaaaatgatgcaggtataaaaataaaaattaacaaaattgataaaaatcacaaaaataataaaaatcacaaaaacgataaaattaatataaacgataaaaatgacaaaaatgaTAAGAGTAACAAAAATAGCTTCAAAccaaatggaaaaaatgaagagggaaaaaaaaaaagaaaagactACAGTAATTCGGATACAACAAGGAGGAGAACAGGCAGACTGGAAAGTCATGATATCAGTAAGATAAAACATGTAAGGAAGGAGACGCACATAAACACAACTAATAAGAATCGACCCTCTTGTAATGTTATAAAGAACAAATCTGAAAACAGTTATAAGAATGTAGATGTACCTGTTAatgtaaaaggaaaaataccTAATAATAGTAATCGAGAAAAGGTGCCAAAAGGAGATAATACAAGTTTACTAAGTAGTAATAAAGACATGGCATTTCAAGGTACTATCAAAAATCAGAGGTCAACTATAGcgagaaaagaagaaaatacaaatgaaaaggggaaaaaaaaagataaaaaaatagaaaaaaaaaaagataaaaaagaaaaaaatacgtTAACAAATGAAGgtttaaatgataaattgaaatgtcaaaaattaaataagaggcatattgaaaaaggaaaaaaacatgcaaaaaatattagcaaAAAAAGTGAGTTAACCATAACTAATACAAGGGTGAAAGGCGTAAGGATAAACAAACTGACGAACGAATCAAacagaaaaatgaaaaaaatacagcaaaaaaaggggaaaaaattaacacaTATGCAAAATGAGAAAGAAGTGGTAGATAGTGGAGATTTTTTGTCATTAAGGGAAACTCAAAAGGAGAGTGGTATGTACGATAAGGCAGAAGTAGAAATGACTGTGGAAGAAGAAGTGGAAACAACTGCGGAAGAAGAAGCGGAAGAAGAAGTTCAAGTAGAAGCGAATGCAGAATCAAAGGATAATGAAGAGCTGAATGGAGGTGACGGTGGTTCCCCATCGaatgaagagaaaaatggcaaaggaaaaaaaaactatgaTGAGGCTTTGCCATTTTGGTGttttatgcaaaaaaagTTAAAGGTGAGAAAAGCAACacaagaaaattattatggaGATAGTATAAAGAGGAGAAGGAAAAagatgatgaaaatgaaaaataaggcaataaaaaaatcaatagatgagttaataaaaaacagtACTTTGAATAATACAATTATTACCgctaataataaatttaacatataCAATAGTGGAAAAGGAAACGCTCTGTACTATTTAGAAAGAATAAATTGTAACAATGAAAAATTGAATGCAGATAATAAGATAAAACTAAATGTTGTATcagaaataataaacattaaaaaacaaaaatttgtAATAGGATCATCATATAGAAAATGTGATTTAGTAATAAAAGGAGATATAGAAAGTGAACAGTGTGAATTGGTATGTAGATGTGttgagaaaaatattaaccattcaaatgatataaatagacaaataaataaatacaatttatttattattaataagtcTGTAAGTAATAGTACAATAGTTAACAACACAGTTGTTGATAtagaacaaataaaagaTGAAGATACCATCTTTTTAGGTATTGATCATATAGACAAAAAGAATACcgctaaatatatttataagataaaatataataaaatggccaacatttttaatattaataatttatgccAATATAGTAAAGATAattgtatacatgtacaaattatcaattcagaaaaaagagaaaaaggtAGTAAAATTATCTCTAACAATTTTTCCTTAAATAATCAAAATGAAGAACAAGAATCTCAGGTctctatattaatatttctcataatgaataataaccctaatatgttaaatgaaccaatttattatatgaataatttaaattgtttttcaaatttaaatTCTACTCCTAAAAAAAGTGtagaaaatgtaaaacaGGTTAAGAACTCCACATctgttaataaaatgattaaaGAAGACTCTCCTAATACACAATTTAATGaaagcattaaaaaaattaataaaatttgtcAGAGTAGAATTTCCCCATTATGTGTAAAAAATTCTAttgaaaaggagaaaaaattgaaaggACCATTAAAAACTGAACATCACTCGAAAGAACTACCAGTAACTTTATTAAATGCTTGTGCTGAGTTGTGTAAAGAGATAAACAGAACTGTTACCAAGGATAATGATAAACAGGCCAGTTCATTTAAGAAGGGGATGCCCACGCTAAGTCGTGGCACATTGCTTATGCCAAACAGTTGTACATCGATGCCACATGATAGCACATCTATGCCAAACGGTGGTACACCTATACCAAATTGCTACGTAGCGCCAACGAAAGCAAATAACTTTTAtcaacataataataatgagcACAATATAAACACCAATTTTCATAGCAATTCTGGTTCTAGCCAAAAAAATTGTGCGTTCAGTTGtgataataagaaaatgtaCAATAGTCACACTGTAATTCATAATATAGCAAAAGGTGCAGGAATAGAAGAGGATGTCAGTAATATTGTGAAGGATAGTAGAGGTATGAATGATCTACTAGGGGTAAGTAATGCACGTGAAAAGTGCTCTAACTATATAGATGGTGATCATTGTGATCATCATTTTGAACATCATCATGGTCCTCTTTCCAGTTGCACAAAAAGCGCCAAAGAAGAAAACATGTATGAAAAAAGCCTTTTTGGTAGTACATTACAGGTTCATAATAATTCCAtagaggaaaaagaaaaaacaaatgtaaACAGTacagaaaaggaaaatatgtTCGAAAGTGCTAGTAACAATATTACGCATgaacataatattatgtatgaACAGTTTCTAACGAAAGACCGTAAGGACTATACGAATGGAAAGGAAAAACGCTCGATCGGAGTAAATCATACAAATATGAACtgtagtaaaaatattagttcTCTTTCCCCATCAACTGACTTGTATTGTGGAAAAAATTACCAGgatgtattatataataagaaatgtAACAAAGATGAAAATGCGATGGAAGATGAAAATAAGAAGGAAGGTGAAAATGCGATGGAAGGTGAAAATGCGATGGAAGGTGAAAATAAGAAGGAAGGTGAAAATAAGAAGGAAGGTGAAAATGCGATGGAAGGTGAAAATAAGAAGGAAGGTGAAAATGCGATGGAAGGTGAAAATGCGATGGAAGATGAAAATGCGATGGAAGATGAAAATGCGATGGAAGGTGAAAATAAGAAGGAAGGTGAAAAATATCAAGCAAATATAAATCCTAATGACTCTTTAATGATGACACCAGGAAAATATGGTAATTTTTCGAACAGCAATAATAATcaaattatgttttatgactgtaaagaagaaaagatgATGCATTCTGTTCCTTCtgttaatagtaataatataccCAATGTAACGCTTAAAGCATCTGAGTCTAGtgaatttttgaaaaataccGAAAAAGGCCTGTActcctttttatattgtaaaaacAATGTTAATGATTCAAATCATGATTTTACATTATgcttaaaaaatgaaaaaggggTAGAAAAATATCTAAAAGTTATAGGAGAAATTAAAGTAAAACGAAATGCCATTTTTTCGGACCTTAAACATAATATAGATTTGAAACTTTTAGATAAATCTATTGAACTTACAActttcaataaaataaattatttgaaatgTGAATCCATTTccaacaaaaaatattccattCATTTGAATGCTTTTTCTGATAAATTAGatgaaacaaaatttaatgaattttcTGCTTTACATCTAGATTATATTGATAACACAAATTTTTCAGATTTAGATACCACTGAAGCATTTGAActgaaaaaaatgttatttataaaatatgacgAAGAATAG
- the DBP4 gene encoding ATP-dependent RNA helicase DBP4, putative yields MTGCKARLIIKKKNYNNKCNNNKCSNNKCSNKKCSNKKCSNKKCSNNKYSNNKYSNKIKKKSKGKNEHGDNIDERSLLQKEIDEKLGIVVEENKKKQYEEQWKSNINKNDSNSISEKPNINVEDSKNDKKKDKSRKYKNNLTIIDKHVLTSHEFKTLPISKRTLKALNENNFVHMTNIQSVSIPIVLLNKHIYAQAQTGTGKTLCFCIPLVEKMYRNSIDSYNKILGGLIITPTRELVFQIFEVLNMLNKYHKLNICCAIGGKDEEREKCIFSYANIIVCTTGRLLFHLENNYYCNLDYLSTLVIDEIDKLIDKSFYDNLKNILLYKPKENCQICLFSATICKFLNIILKTFCVKDYEYVSINDNDKYIENNNVQQIFIECSIYNKINYLYTFLFSKKNKKIIVFFSTCKQVRFMYEAFKKIKVGVMKFLQLHGKLKQTSRLNTYHFFSKKQNFVCLFTTDIACRGLDFASVDWVIHFDFPETVETFIHRSGRTGRFTNVGNSLIFLTSEIDDKKIFLHVLKENNIEIKEKFIKKQKLFDISNKIHSLNAAFVEIKYLAKKALVIYLRHLYIVMKFKDIKKIDLNQLAYAYGLIEFSADMMEELNISSNNKVAVNRKRTRFEKYLEILNSKKLKKRSERKEGKTEERAEEEVREEEVSNGGNTHKCVLNSKRSSYNQNEKDSIIFSSEKKNKILNDYKHNDISDNEILVDRHIEELDDDFFKPKKVEIEDNSLILLPTRKRKKRVKVAKTLSNSILYDEDGNEINDDKTKLKILLDELNEDKKDGNQDEEDEHIDIFNEKTYIESLKEKVEKDNEQTKFSKLRKKEKVIQLKMSDSYSSDEHSDLAKNPLYDENEESCSSCDNNNTYKNLEQKADDSFIKDKRNRKLHNNKSETKMSEENINEDISCLENKVLAFL; encoded by the exons ATGACAGGCTGTAAAGCAagattaattataaaaaaaaaaaattacaacaaTAAATGTAACAACAATAAATGTAGCAACAATAAATGTAGCAACAAAAAATGTAGCAACAAAAAATGTAGCAACAAAAAATGTAGcaacaataaatatagtaacaataaatatagtaacaaaataaagaaaaaaagcaaaggaaaaaatgagcATGGGGATAATATTGATGAGAGATCCCTATTGCAAAAAGAAATTGATGAAAAACTAGGGATTGTTGtagaggaaaataaaaaaaaacaatatgaAGAACAGTggaaaagtaatataaacaaaaatgacAGTAATAGTATTAGTGAAAAACCAAATATAAATGTGGAAGAtagtaaaaatgataaaaagaaagataaaagtagaaagtataaaaataacttaACCATAATTGATAAACATGTTTTAACATCACACGAGTTTAAAACATTACCAATAAGTAAAAGGACCTTAAAAGctttaaatgaaaacaacTTTGTGCATATGACAAATATACAATCCGTGTCTATACCgattgttttattaaataaacatatttatgcTCAAGCCCAAACAGGTACAGGGAAAACTTTATGCTTTTGTATACCTTTAGTTGAAAAAATGTATAGGAATAGTATTGATAgctataataaaattttgggAGGATTAATAATAACTCCAACCAGAGAATTagtatttcaaatttttgaAGTTTTAAAcatgttaaataaatatcataaattaaatatttgttgTGCAATAGGGGGAAAAGAtgaagaaagagaaaaatgtatttttagtTATGCCAATATTATTGTGTGCACAACTGGAAGACTACTATTCCATttggaaaataattattactgCAATTTAGATTATTTAAGTACTCTTGTAATTGATGAAATAGATAAATTAATTGACAAAAgtttttatgataatttaaaaaacattttattatataaaccaAAGGAAAATTGTCAGATATGTTTATTTTCAGCAAcgatatgtaaatttttaaatattatattaaaaacgtTTTGTGTGAAAGATTATGAATATGTCAGTATTAATGacaatgataaatatatagaaaataataatgtgcAACAAATTTTTATCGAATGcagtatttataataaaattaattatttgtatacttttttattttcaaaaaaaaataaaaaaataattgtttttttctcAACATGTAAACAAGTTCGATTTATGTATGAAGcttttaaaaagataaaagttggtgttatgaaatttttacaattacatggaaaattaaaacaaacgTCTAGATTAAACacatatcattttttttcaaaaaaacaaaattttgtttgtttatttactACCGATATTGCTTGTAGAGGGTTAGATTTCGCTTCAGTGGATTGGGTTATACATTTTGATTTTCCAGAAACTGTCGAAACCTTTATTCACAGGTCAGGTAGAACAGGTAGATTTACGAATGTTGGTAATAgccttatatttttaacaagtGAAAttgatgataaaaaaatatttttacatgttttaaaagaaaacaatatagaaattaaggaaaagtttattaaaaaacaaaagctATTCGATATAAGCAATAAAATACACTCTTTAAATGCTGCTTTtgttgaaataaaatatctagCAAAAAAGGCgttagttatatatttaagacaTTTGTACATTGTTATGAAATTTAAggatataaagaaaatagaTTTAAACCAGCTGGCTTACGCATATGGCTTGATTGAATTTTCCGCGGATATGATGGAAGAATTGAACATATCTTCAAATAACAAAGTAGCCGTTAACAGGAAGAGGACACGGTTCGAAAAGTATTTGGAAATATTGAATAGTAAGAAGCTAAAGAAGAGAAGCGAACGAAAAGAAGGGAAGACAGAGGAAAGGGCGGAGGAAGAGGTAAGGGAAGAGGAAGTGTCAAACGGGGGGAACACACACAAATGTGTTTTAAATAGCAAACGTAGCAGTTATAaccaaaatgaaaaagatagTATTATATTCAGTTCAGAGAAGAAGAACAAAATTTTGAATGATTATAAACATAATGATATAAGTGATAATGAAATTTTGGTAGATAGGCATATAGAAGAATTAGACGATGATTTTTTTAAACCAAAAAAGGTTGAAATAGAAGATAACTCCCTAATATTACTGCCAactagaaaaagaaagaaacgAGTTAAAGTAGCTAAAACTTTAAGTAATAGTATTTTATATGATGAGGATGGGAATGAAATAAATGATGATAAaactaaattaaaaattttacttgatgaattaaatgaagataaaaaagatGGTAACCAAGATGAAGAAGATGAACATATTGacatatttaatgaaaaaacataCATTGAGTCGCTGAAAGAAAAAGTTGAAAAGGATAACGAACAAACAAAATTTAGCAAgctaagaaaaaaagaaaaagttatacaattaaaaatgagTGACTCATATAGCTCGGATGAACATTCTGATCTTGCGAAAAATCCTTTGTACGATGAAAATGAAGAGTCATGTAGTTCCtgtgataataataacacatataaaaatttagaacAAAAAGCAGATGATTCCTTTATTAAAGATAAAAGAAACAGAAAATTACACAATAATAAGAGTGAAACAAAAATGAGcgaagaaaatataaacg aagaTATATCATGTTTAGAAAATAAAGTATTGGCATTTTTATAG
- the PmUG01_13040100 gene encoding calmodulin, putative, giving the protein MSSTDTIIKESFNIIDGDIDGLISHNELVYALRFIGVELDNSKLKEEDSTKYSLKDYSKIAKIHLRSSTPKQKLTRILRKLDKCSNGKLSVDSLILLVMAVSDVLSDEDYKSFKKFIDPYKEKYISIEELVNKLLS; this is encoded by the coding sequence ATGTCTAGTACAGATACCATAATTAAGGAGTCGTTTAACATAATAGATGGAGATATTGACGGTTTAATTTCGCATAATGAGTTAGTTTATGCTTTAAGGTTCATAGGTGTTGAACTTGATAATAGTAAGTTGAAGGAAGAGGATTCTACAAAATATTCATTGAAGGATTATTCAAAAATAGCAAAGATACATTTAAGATCAAGCACACCAAAGCAGAAACTAACACgcattttaagaaaattagaTAAATGTAGCAATGGTAAGTTATCGGTAGATTCACTAATTTTATTAGTAATGGCTGTAAGTGATGTTTTAAGTGATGAGGATTATAAAAGttttaagaaatttattGATCCATATAAGGAAAAGTATATATCCATAGAAGAACTTGTAAATAAACTGCTTTCGtaa
- the PmUG01_13040200 gene encoding conserved Plasmodium protein, unknown function, with protein sequence MNENQKDNEKEAQRDSELLRESLLDDQFEESSSNRFLLFNNENPSETDKTHSQQKLKAEKPYMHKNLMSNFSVEKCKEFLSKMEKSNKDINSMDAESIIIDKDILDHSNYNNDKACVVMDVSMGIFDVHNENLSECKLNDMNITVSEVVNRVNKNFGQKREYSLLTLIYESDEQHEKDLIQEI encoded by the exons ATGAATGAAAATCAAaaagataatgaaaaagaagcACAAAGGGACAGTGAACTTTTAAGAGAAAGTTTATTAGATGATCAATTCGAAGAAAGCTCTTCAAATAGGTTTCTTCTGTTTAACAATGAAAATCCAAGTGAAACAGACAAAACACATTCGCAGCAGAAATTAAAAGCCGAAAAGCCATATATGCACAAGAATTTAATGAGTAATTTTTCCgtagaaaaatgtaaagaatTCTTGtcaaaaatggaaaaatccaataaagatataaacaGTATGGATGCAGAAAGTATAATAATTGACAAGGATATTCTTGATCATTCCAATTACAACAATGACAAAGCATGTGTTGTTATGG ATGTTTCCATGGGTATTTTCGATGTTCACAATGAAAATTTAAGTGAATGTAAACTGAATGACATGAATATAACAGTGTCTGAAGTTGTAAATCgggtaaataaaaattttggtCAAAAAAGAGAGTATTCTTTGCTAACGCTTATTTat GAATCAGATGAGCAACATGAAAAAGATCTTATTCAAGAAATTTGA